A region of Candidatus Aegiribacteria sp. DNA encodes the following proteins:
- a CDS encoding PQQ-binding-like beta-propeller repeat protein: MNTITICIIGLMASVNSDLLVDLPADQESIYVNISYDLIPFEEYYPELLWVKSAFWPGIIGYSEDCVFCSGINRWHSSEISIFFADGSKEVLHIVPGWQHDYYVAMQDDTLYAISTGDDDLAMDLYTVSISTGDILRTLYMHAPATSSPILIDDMVIVSLLDGNLIALKQDTVVWGYTLNSLSTGPMLLHDSMLLFGTNSSYTEPGHHLECYSKYLVSERDLRINEPSFFALDPENGELLWRTHLTDHVAGPTSIVDGTIYASLDDGSIIALDIESGDLRWQEHDCVGEFGRFGISEDYLLCSSDKGTRCLDPTDGREIWSSDLVSCDGSAGVWKDIVFILDGLILVALDGVTGDRLWHFNRGWSNGEILVHGDLIYTTSRDHVFCLEMKPID; this comes from the coding sequence ATGAATACCATTACCATCTGCATTATAGGATTGATGGCATCGGTAAATTCAGATCTCCTTGTGGATCTACCCGCTGATCAGGAATCCATCTACGTGAATATTAGCTATGATCTGATTCCATTCGAAGAATACTATCCTGAACTACTCTGGGTTAAATCCGCTTTCTGGCCGGGGATAATTGGTTACTCCGAGGATTGTGTATTCTGTTCAGGAATTAACAGATGGCATTCAAGCGAAATATCAATTTTCTTTGCTGACGGTTCAAAAGAAGTATTGCACATCGTGCCAGGATGGCAACACGACTACTACGTAGCTATGCAGGATGATACTCTATACGCTATATCAACCGGAGACGATGATCTGGCGATGGATCTGTATACTGTTTCTATCTCCACAGGTGATATTCTAAGGACTCTATACATGCACGCGCCAGCAACTTCATCGCCTATCCTCATTGATGATATGGTTATCGTTTCTCTTCTTGATGGTAATCTCATTGCCCTTAAGCAGGATACTGTAGTATGGGGATACACTCTGAATTCACTTTCAACGGGGCCAATGCTTCTGCATGACTCCATGCTGCTATTTGGCACAAACAGCAGTTATACTGAGCCGGGCCATCATCTTGAGTGTTATAGTAAATATCTTGTTTCAGAAAGGGACTTGCGTATAAATGAGCCTTCGTTTTTTGCTCTGGATCCTGAAAATGGCGAACTTCTTTGGAGAACTCATCTTACAGATCATGTTGCTGGACCTACAAGCATAGTAGATGGAACTATATATGCTTCTTTAGATGATGGATCGATCATAGCTCTAGATATCGAAAGTGGTGATTTACGCTGGCAGGAACATGATTGTGTGGGTGAATTCGGTCGATTTGGGATCAGCGAGGATTACTTGCTTTGTTCTAGTGACAAAGGCACTCGATGTCTCGATCCAACCGATGGCAGGGAAATATGGAGTTCTGATTTAGTCAGCTGTGATGGCTCGGCAGGCGTGTGGAAAGATATTGTCTTTATACTCGATGGTCTTATTTTGGTTGCTCTTGATGGAGTTACAGGTGACAGGTTATGGCACTTTAATAGAGGATGGAGTAACGGAGAGATTTTAGTACATGGTGATTTGATCTATACAACTAGCCGAGACCATGTTTTCTGCCTGGAAATGAAACCTATCGACTGA
- a CDS encoding carboxypeptidase-like regulatory domain-containing protein translates to MMVFAIASIAFSSEESCSIEGTVSDSAGNPLIGATVMVVGTPYGAMTYANGGYSIINLEPGVYSVQACMVGMQASTISEVSLDAGSETELDFTLTYYSYEPIEYSWPLYEPPEENSLQIELSPDIIPYYEDLALFVHGSGDNQDAVRILPELEGNTFTIGVPSDTFNIVWSLPFTMDHYETVASQEINGNRIILELGDRRNDSPQQEHDPSASGWDCLQVLDEFPDEWTADGYSISSISFNPWDYGDHRLAWAGFISYAAFFENTETDPEWQILLIYTDHLTVLEEGEEPKHLSFEMEILNPIVSLTGKYILGFQADVSLMAGEALLIDVEDMSSYRFDPLPIQELEEQSRTGSSCTITVTGPECDYFVSDLGDVFAYSDSITVRYSSDYLASSMLCDSLKFHVDHVLEDSDGYLYFFDDFLHPDQILIRNPNGEYHQVLLDSDYWHGRKEFSPSSSLLLAYGTSAWSSTGICLNDMRTGQNIWHAWASEPINVCVLSRNAEFYLASLPVSYQMNHCIVAQLDDPEHPFVQFRGFTDKWIIMIPISLSSTGSSFWRVRNRHDNIGLELPSESLGRFALISESGESIWATPIRDLSIRVFQYSNYFYLGLQNIENDVFSGNRIIWDDGRRIYITSINETHE, encoded by the coding sequence TTGATGGTATTCGCCATCGCAAGTATTGCATTTTCCAGCGAAGAATCCTGCTCAATCGAGGGAACCGTATCTGACTCCGCTGGTAATCCACTTATCGGTGCTACCGTAATGGTCGTAGGTACCCCATATGGTGCGATGACGTATGCTAACGGCGGTTATTCCATCATCAACCTTGAACCAGGGGTTTACAGCGTTCAGGCTTGCATGGTCGGTATGCAAGCCAGTACGATATCAGAAGTATCTCTCGATGCCGGATCGGAGACTGAGCTGGATTTCACATTGACTTACTATTCATATGAACCCATAGAATACAGTTGGCCACTGTATGAACCTCCAGAGGAAAACTCCCTCCAAATTGAGCTAAGCCCCGATATAATCCCTTACTATGAAGATCTGGCTCTATTTGTCCACGGATCTGGAGATAATCAGGACGCAGTAAGAATCTTGCCAGAATTGGAAGGCAACACCTTCACTATAGGAGTTCCCTCTGACACATTCAACATTGTTTGGAGTCTTCCATTCACAATGGACCACTATGAGACCGTTGCTTCTCAGGAAATCAACGGTAATCGGATTATCCTGGAACTTGGGGATCGCAGGAATGATTCACCACAACAAGAACATGATCCAAGTGCTTCTGGATGGGACTGCCTTCAGGTTCTCGATGAATTCCCTGATGAATGGACCGCTGACGGATATAGTATCAGTAGCATTTCATTCAATCCATGGGACTACGGAGATCATAGATTAGCCTGGGCTGGTTTCATATCATATGCTGCTTTCTTCGAAAATACGGAAACCGATCCTGAATGGCAGATACTGCTCATATACACTGATCATCTTACCGTGCTTGAGGAAGGCGAAGAGCCTAAACACCTGTCATTTGAAATGGAAATTCTTAATCCAATCGTCTCCTTAACAGGGAAGTACATCCTTGGATTTCAGGCTGATGTTTCTCTGATGGCTGGTGAGGCTTTACTTATCGATGTCGAGGACATGAGTAGTTACAGATTTGATCCGCTACCAATTCAGGAGTTAGAAGAACAAAGCAGGACTGGATCTAGCTGCACAATAACCGTAACTGGCCCGGAGTGTGATTATTTCGTCTCTGATCTGGGCGATGTCTTTGCCTATTCCGATTCGATTACTGTCCGATATTCTAGTGATTATCTCGCTAGCTCAATGCTCTGCGATTCACTGAAATTTCATGTCGATCATGTTCTTGAGGATTCAGACGGCTACCTTTACTTCTTCGATGATTTCCTGCATCCAGATCAGATTCTCATCAGAAATCCCAATGGTGAATATCATCAGGTTCTGTTGGACTCAGATTACTGGCATGGAAGAAAGGAATTCTCTCCTTCCTCAAGTCTTCTACTGGCTTATGGAACATCTGCCTGGTCAAGCACAGGCATCTGCCTGAATGACATGCGTACCGGTCAGAATATCTGGCATGCCTGGGCATCGGAACCTATAAATGTATGCGTTCTTTCAAGGAATGCTGAATTCTATCTGGCGTCTCTGCCAGTTTCCTATCAAATGAATCATTGCATTGTTGCGCAGCTTGATGATCCAGAACATCCTTTTGTCCAATTCAGGGGATTCACCGATAAATGGATCATAATGATACCAATTTCTCTCAGTTCAACAGGATCGTCCTTCTGGAGGGTAAGGAACAGACATGATAACATCGGATTGGAACTTCCTTCCGAGTCTCTGGGTCGATTCGCTTTAATTAGCGAATCCGGTGAGTCGATCTGGGCTACCCCAATAAGAGATCTGTCAATTAGGGTTTTCCAGTATTCAAATTATTTCTACCTGGGACTGCAGAATATTGAGAATGATGTCTTTTCGGGAAATAGAATCATCTGGGACGATGGCAGAAGGATTTACATCACAAGTATTAATGAGACGCATGAGTAA
- a CDS encoding 6-bladed beta-propeller has protein sequence MKFSLPCIFSILLMNCGQTEEYFPLPDIEYKLEVVDSIGVEFGEEEYMLAWPTDPTYSPDGRIFIVDRLKHEVSVFSKRGEYLESIGREGEGPGEFNMMPSTVEMIPDGGVLIASTDRYAVFDSSFAFVDQDVADGYRMMSIKKVLDDGSFIGTEMSLESVETGPVFSITLGKWELFEDEPIITFYSYENTWDLSSPGTIDYTDSREDGLSYCASMDGHVFYARSSIDELSIHCCSPDGSEYLLIEDANIHRVRKTQNELDAEMQSYMSFFNAMGARSGRSVDDIELILDPYRKIIEEMFTDNQDRLWVRMGIYPGTVYRVYDFDGNVLFHAEVDYAGNQLDLNSWAINGDENGILAVNTSMEYCQRVYILELVLAE, from the coding sequence GTGAAGTTTTCACTTCCTTGCATATTCTCCATCCTACTTATGAACTGCGGACAAACGGAGGAATACTTCCCTCTACCTGATATCGAATACAAACTCGAAGTGGTTGATTCAATCGGAGTGGAGTTCGGAGAGGAAGAATACATGTTGGCCTGGCCAACCGATCCAACCTATTCACCAGACGGCAGGATCTTTATAGTCGACAGACTGAAGCACGAAGTATCGGTCTTCTCAAAGCGGGGTGAATATCTGGAGAGCATAGGCAGGGAGGGTGAAGGCCCAGGTGAGTTCAATATGATGCCTAGCACTGTAGAAATGATCCCTGATGGCGGTGTTCTGATAGCATCCACGGACAGGTATGCAGTGTTCGACAGCTCCTTTGCATTTGTTGATCAGGATGTAGCAGATGGATACCGTATGATGTCTATCAAGAAAGTCCTGGACGATGGAAGCTTCATCGGTACTGAGATGAGTCTTGAAAGCGTGGAAACTGGTCCGGTATTCTCTATAACCCTCGGAAAATGGGAGTTATTCGAGGATGAACCGATTATCACTTTCTATTCCTACGAGAATACCTGGGATCTTAGCAGTCCTGGAACCATAGATTATACAGATAGCAGGGAGGATGGTCTCTCATATTGCGCTTCAATGGATGGACATGTTTTTTACGCTCGATCGTCAATAGATGAACTCTCCATACACTGCTGCAGTCCCGATGGATCAGAATATCTGCTTATAGAGGATGCGAATATTCATCGAGTAAGGAAAACTCAGAATGAGCTGGATGCTGAAATGCAGAGCTATATGAGTTTTTTCAACGCAATGGGGGCAAGATCAGGAAGGTCGGTCGACGACATAGAGCTAATCCTGGATCCCTACAGGAAAATCATCGAGGAAATGTTCACAGATAACCAGGATAGACTATGGGTGAGAATGGGAATCTATCCTGGAACTGTCTACCGTGTCTATGATTTCGACGGTAATGTTCTGTTCCATGCAGAAGTGGATTACGCCGGTAATCAACTGGATCTGAATAGCTGGGCCATCAACGGAGATGAGAATGGTATTCTTGCAGTTAATACATCCATGGAGTACTGTCAGAGGGTATACATACTGGAACTGGTTCTCGCAGAGTAG
- a CDS encoding IS3 family transposase (programmed frameshift): protein MKRSRFTETQIVAILTEADAGMAVTEVCRRHGICGNIFYNWKKKYGGMGVPEVIRLKELEVENSRLKRMYSDLSLENDALKELISKKPLTPPERRESASFLVAEQGLSVVKACAAVGLSRSAWYRAPVDRLERDREVIDALQELVEKKPRWGFYLCYNRLRLDGHKWNHKRVYRIYRELGLNIRRKTKKRLPIRDPLPMEVPDRPNAIWSLDFMSDSLYFGKRFRTLNIMDEGVREILHIEIDTSLPGARVVEALERLKTWRGLPDAIRSDNGPEFISQVLADWCEENGVELRHIEPGKPNQNAYIERFNRTYREEVLNAYLFDSLDRVREITENWMRSYNEWRPHSSLGGLPPTVYREMLTADVSSYELSS from the exons TTGAAAAGGTCAAGATTCACAGAAACACAGATAGTAGCAATTCTTACGGAAGCAGATGCAGGAATGGCTGTGACAGAGGTGTGTCGCAGGCATGGTATCTGCGGGAATATTTTCTACAACTGGAAAAAGAAGTATGGCGGAATGGGCGTTCCGGAGGTCATACGATTGAAAGAGCTTGAGGTCGAGAACAGTCGCCTGAAACGCATGTATTCCGATCTCAGCCTTGAGAATGATGCTTTGAAGGAATTAATCTCAAAAAAGC CTCTGACGCCACCGGAACGCCGGGAATCAGCATCTTTTCTGGTGGCGGAGCAGGGATTGAGTGTAGTGAAGGCCTGTGCTGCAGTTGGTCTATCCAGATCAGCCTGGTACCGTGCACCAGTAGACAGGCTTGAGAGGGATCGAGAGGTAATAGATGCCCTTCAGGAGCTTGTAGAGAAGAAACCCAGATGGGGATTCTATTTATGCTACAACAGACTGAGGCTGGATGGGCACAAGTGGAATCACAAACGAGTTTACAGGATTTACAGGGAGCTAGGCTTGAACATTCGCAGAAAGACAAAGAAGAGGTTGCCCATCAGAGATCCGCTGCCTATGGAGGTGCCAGACCGTCCTAATGCTATCTGGTCACTGGACTTCATGAGCGATTCTCTTTACTTCGGAAAGCGATTCAGAACACTGAACATCATGGATGAGGGGGTCAGAGAGATCCTTCACATCGAAATAGACACCTCTCTTCCCGGAGCAAGAGTGGTGGAAGCCCTGGAAAGACTGAAGACATGGAGAGGTTTACCGGATGCCATCAGGAGCGATAATGGCCCTGAATTCATCAGCCAGGTACTTGCTGATTGGTGCGAAGAGAATGGAGTTGAGCTGCGACACATCGAACCCGGAAAACCCAACCAGAACGCTTACATAGAAAGATTCAATCGCACTTATCGTGAGGAGGTTTTGAACGCTTATTTGTTCGATAGTCTGGATCGTGTTCGAGAGATTACCGAGAATTGGATGAGAAGTTATAATGAGTGGCGGCCGCATAGCTCTCTTGGGGGCTTGCCGCCAACCGTTTACAGAGAAATGTTAACTGCAGATGTCTCCTCTTATGAACTGTCCTCTTAA
- a CDS encoding FAD-binding protein, whose amino-acid sequence MPYPEQLKKLIEKVVSTRSARVERKKKNEEFPALKLEERDPVLKNFHPDFIEDTRRAIKVGPSKGYAISNEMVDILEAKSRVNPELVDLTKPDYETDVLVIGAGGAGTAAAILAAENGAKVLIATKLRHGDANTMMAEGGIQAADKVGKDSPYYHYLDILGGGHFVNDPELVYTMVSNAPDALRWLEGLGTNFSKFEDGRMKTMHGGGTCRKRMHYAADITGAEIMKTIRDEARNHTDMIDVIEFCPAVEIVLDESGRCAGAILYNLETSEYHYVKAKAVIIATGGSGRLHIQGFMTTNHYGATADGLVMAYRAGVPISFLHTVQYHPTGVVFPEQAEGILITEKFRGAGANVLNVLGEQFVYEREPRDVEAACIIRECSPKGRGNGVPTPTGKFGVWLDSPMIDLLKGEGTVKKEFPGKSILFKRFGINISKEPMLIHPTLHYQNGGLDINNKCETNIPGLYAAGEVAGGIHGENRLMGNSLLDVIVFGRIAGECATEYINKAGELGKPGLEHVKRYNEEVEAADIEQDRIAPMLLPDYSNPEVREKQLTKDYFGTLS is encoded by the coding sequence ATGCCGTATCCTGAACAACTTAAAAAGTTGATTGAAAAAGTGGTAAGCACCCGCTCAGCAAGAGTGGAGCGGAAGAAGAAGAATGAGGAATTTCCTGCGCTTAAACTGGAGGAACGTGATCCGGTACTGAAGAATTTCCACCCTGATTTCATAGAGGATACCAGGCGTGCGATAAAAGTCGGTCCGAGCAAGGGCTATGCCATTAGTAATGAGATGGTTGACATCCTTGAAGCGAAAAGCCGCGTAAATCCGGAACTGGTTGATCTCACAAAACCGGATTACGAGACAGATGTCCTGGTAATCGGCGCGGGAGGAGCGGGAACTGCCGCAGCTATTCTTGCTGCTGAAAACGGAGCAAAAGTACTCATCGCAACGAAGCTCCGTCACGGTGACGCGAACACCATGATGGCTGAAGGAGGCATCCAGGCAGCTGACAAGGTCGGCAAGGATTCTCCTTATTACCATTATCTGGACATTCTTGGCGGGGGTCACTTCGTCAACGATCCAGAGCTGGTCTATACAATGGTCAGTAATGCTCCGGATGCCCTGAGGTGGCTTGAAGGACTTGGCACAAACTTCTCAAAATTCGAAGACGGCAGGATGAAAACAATGCATGGCGGTGGAACATGCAGAAAAAGAATGCACTACGCCGCTGATATCACCGGCGCTGAAATAATGAAAACCATCCGCGATGAAGCAAGAAATCATACAGATATGATTGATGTAATCGAGTTCTGCCCTGCGGTGGAAATCGTGCTGGATGAATCGGGCCGCTGTGCCGGAGCCATTCTCTACAACCTTGAGACATCAGAATACCATTACGTCAAAGCAAAGGCAGTAATAATTGCTACTGGCGGAAGCGGAAGACTTCATATCCAGGGATTCATGACAACCAACCATTACGGCGCTACAGCGGACGGTTTAGTCATGGCCTACAGAGCCGGAGTACCAATATCATTTCTCCATACCGTTCAGTATCACCCCACCGGAGTGGTATTCCCAGAGCAGGCGGAGGGAATTCTGATCACTGAAAAATTCCGCGGAGCGGGAGCGAATGTTCTTAACGTTCTTGGGGAACAGTTCGTGTACGAGCGCGAACCGAGAGATGTGGAAGCTGCCTGCATCATCCGTGAATGCAGCCCCAAAGGCAGAGGAAACGGCGTTCCAACTCCGACAGGCAAGTTCGGTGTGTGGCTGGACTCCCCTATGATAGACCTGCTGAAGGGCGAAGGTACCGTGAAGAAGGAATTCCCCGGCAAGAGCATTCTGTTCAAGCGATTCGGGATAAACATCTCGAAAGAACCTATGCTCATCCACCCGACTCTTCACTACCAGAACGGCGGCCTGGATATCAACAACAAATGCGAGACGAACATTCCCGGACTCTACGCAGCCGGCGAAGTCGCAGGTGGTATCCACGGGGAGAACAGACTTATGGGCAACTCTCTGCTTGATGTTATCGTCTTCGGTCGAATTGCCGGTGAATGCGCAACTGAGTACATCAATAAAGCGGGAGAGCTGGGAAAACCGGGACTTGAACATGTAAAACGCTACAACGAGGAAGTTGAGGCCGCGGATATAGAACAGGACAGGATAGCTCCAATGCTTCTGCCGGATTACAGCAACCCCGAGGTCCGCGAGAAACAGCTGACGAAAGACTACTTCGGAACCCTTTCATAA
- a CDS encoding 4Fe-4S dicluster domain-containing protein yields the protein MTEPSKKPVDELVPIFFMGKRYDVPASLTIQKALEYAGYQHIRGCGCRGGVCGACGTVYREPSSYKLQVGLACQTVVEPGMHLMILPYYPGNRSTFNIEKMKGTGSEIAALYPEIFKCIGCNACSQGCPMDIDVMHYMAQAIRGDVAGAAETSFDCIMCGLCASRCPAEEVQFNVAILARRLNARYGNPRAKHLAVRVKQVKDGVFEEPLHDLMKLSTEELKQLYRDREAEPQMAEDDWTPQDTRYV from the coding sequence ATGACAGAACCGTCCAAAAAGCCCGTGGACGAGCTGGTTCCCATCTTCTTCATGGGAAAAAGGTACGATGTACCAGCAAGTCTCACGATTCAGAAAGCGCTTGAATACGCAGGCTACCAGCACATAAGAGGCTGCGGCTGCAGAGGAGGTGTCTGTGGAGCCTGTGGAACGGTCTACAGAGAACCGAGCAGTTACAAACTCCAGGTGGGTCTGGCATGTCAGACAGTTGTGGAACCAGGCATGCACCTGATGATTCTGCCCTACTATCCCGGTAACAGATCAACATTCAATATTGAAAAGATGAAAGGAACCGGCAGCGAAATCGCTGCTCTCTATCCTGAAATATTCAAATGCATCGGGTGCAACGCATGCAGTCAGGGATGCCCTATGGATATTGATGTCATGCACTATATGGCTCAGGCTATCAGGGGTGACGTCGCCGGTGCGGCTGAAACCTCCTTCGACTGTATCATGTGCGGTCTTTGCGCTTCCAGGTGCCCGGCGGAAGAAGTACAGTTCAACGTGGCTATTCTGGCAAGAAGGCTCAATGCCAGATACGGTAACCCCCGCGCAAAGCACCTCGCTGTGAGAGTCAAACAGGTGAAAGACGGAGTATTCGAAGAACCGCTCCATGATCTGATGAAACTTTCAACTGAAGAACTCAAGCAGCTTTACCGTGACAGGGAAGCTGAGCCGCAAATGGCTGAAGATGACTGGACTCCTCAGGATACGAGGTACGTCTGA
- a CDS encoding CoB--CoM heterodisulfide reductase iron-sulfur subunit A family protein, whose protein sequence is MKRIGVFVCHCGINIAGTVDVERVAREAEKMPGVAFAMDYIYMCSEPGQSLVREKIKEEKLDAVIIAACSPNLHESTFRAAAEEAGLNPWQCEIANIREQCSWIHSDRIKATEKAIKIVGTIVGKTRLNESLEPISVSINKKALVIGGGIAGIQAALDIADSGYPVILVEKESSIGGHMAQLSETFPTLDCSQCILTPKMVAAGKHPNITLMTYSEIDEVSGYVGNFKVKIRRKATSVDWSTCTGCGLCTEKCPAKVPSEFDRGLTTRGAIYVPFPQAVPNKPVIDRDNCIYYKTGKCRLCEKVCEIGAIDFDQEDLIIEEEIGAIITATGFETLPITDLPSYGAGEIPDVIDGLAFERILSASGPTTGEVRRPSDGMIPKEVVFVQCAGSRDPERYKPYCSKICCMYTTKHALLYKHRVHDGQPYVFYIDIRTGGKGYEEFYNNAEEEEGIVYLRGKVAKIFRDGDKTVVWGTDTLTGRNIEIAADLVVLATAIVPTESTADLANKLRIQTGPNGFLSEAHPKLRPVECINAGFFIAGVGQGPKDIPETVAQASGAACKVISLFSRDHLEQDPAIAWVDEDLCSGCRTCISVCPYDAREYDEEKEIVIVNEALCEGCGSCVAACSCGATQQRNLSDSQIKSMITASLGGE, encoded by the coding sequence ATGAAACGAATAGGAGTCTTTGTCTGTCACTGCGGCATCAATATTGCCGGAACGGTTGATGTTGAGCGTGTAGCTCGGGAAGCGGAGAAGATGCCCGGTGTGGCTTTCGCAATGGATTACATTTACATGTGTTCAGAACCGGGACAGTCTCTAGTCCGTGAAAAGATCAAAGAGGAAAAACTCGATGCTGTTATTATCGCGGCATGCTCCCCCAATCTGCACGAATCAACTTTCAGAGCCGCGGCGGAGGAAGCGGGACTCAACCCATGGCAGTGCGAAATCGCGAATATCCGTGAGCAATGCAGCTGGATTCACTCCGACAGAATAAAAGCTACGGAAAAGGCTATCAAAATCGTTGGAACTATTGTTGGAAAAACAAGGCTGAACGAGTCGCTGGAACCAATTTCGGTTTCAATTAACAAAAAAGCTCTTGTTATCGGAGGCGGTATCGCGGGTATTCAGGCTGCTCTTGATATCGCTGACTCCGGTTACCCCGTAATTCTTGTCGAGAAGGAATCTTCCATAGGAGGGCACATGGCTCAGCTCTCGGAAACATTTCCCACTCTGGACTGTTCTCAGTGCATTCTAACTCCCAAAATGGTCGCAGCCGGGAAGCATCCCAATATCACTCTTATGACTTATTCCGAGATCGATGAGGTTTCCGGGTATGTAGGAAATTTCAAAGTCAAGATCAGAAGAAAAGCAACTTCTGTGGACTGGTCAACCTGTACCGGGTGTGGGCTCTGCACCGAAAAATGCCCCGCGAAAGTCCCATCGGAATTTGACAGGGGTCTTACAACTCGCGGCGCCATTTACGTTCCCTTCCCTCAAGCCGTTCCCAACAAGCCGGTTATAGACAGGGATAACTGCATCTATTACAAAACAGGGAAATGCAGGCTGTGCGAAAAAGTATGCGAAATCGGAGCCATAGATTTCGATCAGGAAGATCTGATTATCGAAGAAGAAATCGGGGCCATCATCACCGCAACGGGATTTGAGACTCTGCCAATTACCGATCTGCCCAGTTACGGCGCGGGAGAGATTCCTGATGTAATAGACGGTCTCGCCTTTGAGAGGATTCTCTCCGCTTCCGGTCCGACTACCGGAGAAGTCAGAAGACCATCCGACGGCATGATTCCAAAAGAGGTGGTTTTCGTGCAGTGTGCCGGCTCACGAGATCCGGAAAGATACAAACCCTACTGCTCAAAGATATGCTGCATGTACACGACCAAGCATGCTCTTCTGTACAAACACAGGGTGCATGACGGTCAACCTTACGTTTTCTACATCGACATCAGAACAGGTGGAAAAGGATACGAGGAATTCTATAACAACGCCGAGGAGGAGGAGGGAATCGTCTACCTGAGGGGTAAGGTCGCGAAGATCTTCCGCGATGGAGACAAGACCGTTGTATGGGGAACTGATACTCTTACAGGCAGAAATATCGAGATCGCCGCCGATCTGGTAGTCCTTGCAACTGCCATAGTCCCGACGGAATCTACCGCTGATCTGGCGAATAAACTCAGAATTCAGACAGGTCCCAACGGTTTTCTTTCCGAAGCACATCCAAAGCTCAGACCGGTAGAATGTATCAACGCCGGATTCTTCATCGCCGGAGTAGGACAGGGTCCAAAGGATATTCCTGAAACAGTTGCTCAGGCCAGCGGCGCGGCATGTAAAGTGATCTCCCTGTTTTCCAGAGATCATCTGGAGCAGGATCCGGCAATAGCCTGGGTTGATGAAGATCTCTGCAGCGGATGCAGGACATGCATTTCTGTTTGTCCTTATGATGCTAGAGAATATGACGAGGAAAAAGAAATTGTAATTGTTAATGAAGCTCTTTGCGAGGGCTGTGGTTCCTGTGTGGCTGCCTGCTCCTGCGGAGCGACACAACAGAGAAACCTTTCCGATTCTCAGATAAAATCCATGATCACAGCCAGCCTGGGAGGTGAGTGA
- a CDS encoding CoB--CoM heterodisulfide reductase iron-sulfur subunit B family protein — protein sequence MAKVAYYPGCALNERSSHLDRSARDATEKLGFELDELESWTCCGAVPPVSKERIMNLIAPSRILKNVRDSGRDMLITICDFCYNTLKRTNFSIRTDDIIRKRVNAFLADDTPTRSYLEDDTTPWRDYEGEVKVVHLMEYLRDELGYSGITEKLKRSLKGLKIAPYYGCVMLRPFNEIQLDSPENPTIMEDFIRSLEAEPVNYPYRTECCGSYLSVSSPDASTRLCYRILSSAMKNGADAIVVSCPLCFYNLDSRQKVVLDAYPDFKTIPVFYFTQLLSLALGVELDRQGFERHYVDVSPALEKIGSGKGDKE from the coding sequence ATGGCCAAGGTTGCTTACTATCCGGGCTGTGCTCTGAATGAACGATCTTCCCATCTTGACCGTTCTGCCAGAGACGCAACAGAAAAACTTGGATTCGAGCTTGATGAACTTGAGTCCTGGACCTGCTGCGGAGCCGTTCCCCCGGTCTCAAAAGAACGGATAATGAACCTGATAGCCCCATCAAGAATACTCAAGAATGTCAGAGATTCAGGCAGAGATATGCTCATAACGATTTGTGATTTCTGCTATAACACTCTGAAAAGAACAAATTTCAGTATCAGAACTGATGATATTATCCGAAAAAGAGTAAACGCTTTTCTTGCTGACGATACCCCGACAAGATCGTATCTGGAAGATGATACAACTCCCTGGCGGGATTACGAAGGTGAAGTCAAAGTTGTTCACCTGATGGAGTACCTTCGCGATGAACTCGGATACTCTGGAATAACAGAGAAGCTAAAACGCTCCCTGAAAGGACTGAAAATCGCTCCATACTACGGGTGCGTCATGCTCAGACCTTTCAATGAAATACAACTGGATAGCCCTGAAAACCCGACCATCATGGAAGATTTCATCCGTTCGCTGGAAGCAGAACCTGTGAACTACCCCTATCGCACTGAATGCTGCGGGTCATACCTTTCTGTTTCCAGCCCCGATGCTTCAACAAGACTCTGTTACAGGATACTCAGCTCCGCTATGAAAAACGGAGCTGACGCAATCGTAGTCAGCTGTCCTCTCTGTTTCTACAATCTTGATTCAAGACAGAAGGTCGTACTGGATGCCTACCCTGATTTTAAAACGATTCCGGTATTCTATTTCACGCAGCTCCTTTCACTCGCTCTCGGTGTTGAATTGGACAGACAGGGTTTTGAAAGGCACTACGTTGATGTCTCCCCGGCTCTCGAGAAAATCGGCTCCGGCAAGGGGGACAAAGAATGA